The following are encoded in a window of Arthrobacter sp. NicSoilB4 genomic DNA:
- a CDS encoding monovalent cation/H+ antiporter complex subunit F encodes MMQLVLTVTAVVLSLAAGGAIIRIARGPSLLDRVLAADVLLAILGAALCIDMAVNRHLNNLMLLVAVSLIGFVGSVTVARFVADRREQPRES; translated from the coding sequence ATGATGCAGCTTGTCCTGACTGTCACCGCCGTCGTGCTGTCCCTGGCCGCCGGGGGAGCGATCATCCGGATCGCCAGGGGTCCGTCGCTGCTGGACCGTGTGCTCGCCGCTGACGTGCTGCTGGCCATCCTGGGAGCTGCGTTGTGTATCGACATGGCCGTGAACCGGCACCTGAACAACCTCATGCTGCTCGTGGCGGTGTCCCTGATCGGGTTTGTCGGCTCAGTGACGGTGGCCCGGTTCGTCGCCGACCGAAGGGAGCAGCCCCGTGAATCCTGA
- a CDS encoding Na+/H+ antiporter subunit E — protein sequence MSRKRISLRQELPLLVWLVIVWAALWQDFSPGNLLFGALIAVLVARLFYLPPVELGGRFNVLRAVPFALMFLARVVVASFQVLFLAVAKGPNVVSAVVAVPLRSHSDLLVTATGHVTALIPGSLVVEVDRSTSTLYIHGINVRSAEDAAQLRADVRNTEAGLIRIMGTKAELSALNQELVP from the coding sequence ATGAGCCGGAAACGGATATCCCTGCGCCAGGAACTGCCGCTGCTGGTCTGGCTCGTGATTGTCTGGGCCGCACTGTGGCAGGACTTCAGTCCGGGCAACCTGCTCTTCGGCGCCCTCATTGCGGTGCTGGTGGCCCGGCTGTTCTACCTGCCCCCGGTGGAACTCGGCGGACGCTTCAACGTGCTGCGCGCCGTTCCGTTCGCCCTGATGTTCCTGGCCAGGGTCGTGGTGGCGAGCTTCCAGGTCCTGTTCCTGGCCGTGGCAAAAGGCCCCAACGTCGTCAGCGCCGTGGTCGCCGTCCCGCTGCGGAGCCACTCCGACCTGCTGGTCACCGCCACGGGGCATGTGACCGCGTTGATCCCCGGATCGCTGGTGGTGGAAGTCGACCGCTCCACGTCCACGCTCTACATCCACGGCATCAACGTCCGCAGCGCCGAAGATGCCGCGCAGCTGCGCGCGGACGTCCGCAACACCGAAGCCGGTTTGATCAGGATCATGGGCACCAAAGCCGAACTGTCCGCCCTCAACCAGGAGCTGGTGCCATGA
- a CDS encoding Na+/H+ antiporter subunit D codes for MNIASFAPLAVLFPILGAALTFLLIRHTRAQRTVSIAVLSVTLLLECWLLASVWDGGTAAVNIGGWLPPWGIVMVVDQFSSLMLVVSSSVSLAVLVYATGQGMADGDQDAPVSIFHPTYLILVAGVSNAFLSGDLFNLYVGFEILLTASYVLMTLGGTGPRIRAGVTYVVVSVVSSVLFLIAIAMIYGATGTINMADLAIKLAELDPGTRNLLHVMLLVAFGIKAAVFPLSFWLPDSYPTAPAPVTAVFAGLLTKVGVYAMVRTETLLFPGDTFNTPLMVAALLTMVVGILGALAQSDIKRLLSFTLVSHIGYMVFGLAMSSVAGLGAAVFYVAHHITIQTSLFLVTGLIERRGGSSSMDRVAGLAKLSPLLAVLFFVPAMNLAGIPPFSGFLGKLGLLQAGVQLGTPLAYALVIGGVLTSLLTLLAIARVWNRAFWRKPEDAEHPDPVLLADPADSARGDRAGKTNVTLLPRTMVGSTLGLVLFGVGLTVFAGPLFRVADQSAVDMLDRTSYIQAVLGEGTPVPALSQPRPDPAGVPPASGEERK; via the coding sequence GTGAACATTGCCAGTTTCGCCCCGCTCGCCGTCCTCTTTCCCATCCTCGGCGCTGCCCTGACATTCCTGCTGATCCGGCACACGAGGGCCCAGCGGACCGTAAGCATCGCCGTCCTTTCCGTAACGCTGCTGCTCGAATGCTGGCTGCTTGCCTCCGTCTGGGACGGCGGCACAGCGGCGGTCAATATCGGCGGCTGGCTCCCGCCCTGGGGCATCGTGATGGTGGTGGACCAGTTCTCCTCGCTGATGCTCGTAGTGTCCTCCTCCGTGAGCCTGGCCGTGTTGGTCTACGCCACCGGGCAGGGCATGGCCGACGGCGACCAGGACGCGCCGGTCTCGATCTTCCACCCCACCTACCTGATCCTGGTGGCTGGAGTGTCCAACGCCTTCCTCTCCGGGGACCTGTTCAACCTCTATGTGGGCTTCGAGATCCTGCTGACCGCGAGTTACGTGCTGATGACACTCGGCGGGACCGGTCCGCGGATCCGGGCCGGAGTGACCTACGTTGTGGTCTCGGTGGTATCGTCCGTGCTCTTCCTGATCGCGATTGCCATGATCTACGGGGCCACGGGGACCATCAACATGGCCGACCTCGCCATCAAGCTCGCGGAGCTGGATCCGGGCACCCGGAACCTGCTGCACGTCATGCTGCTCGTGGCGTTCGGGATCAAGGCCGCGGTGTTCCCGCTGTCCTTCTGGCTGCCCGACTCCTACCCAACGGCGCCGGCCCCGGTCACAGCCGTGTTCGCCGGCCTGCTGACCAAGGTGGGCGTTTACGCCATGGTCCGGACAGAAACGCTGCTGTTCCCGGGAGACACGTTCAATACGCCGCTGATGGTCGCCGCCCTGCTGACCATGGTGGTCGGGATCCTCGGCGCCCTGGCCCAGAGCGACATCAAACGACTCCTGTCCTTCACCCTGGTCAGCCACATCGGCTACATGGTGTTCGGCCTGGCTATGTCCTCGGTGGCCGGGCTGGGCGCCGCCGTGTTCTACGTCGCCCACCACATCACCATCCAGACCAGCTTGTTCCTGGTGACGGGCCTGATCGAACGCCGCGGCGGCAGTTCCTCGATGGACCGCGTCGCCGGCCTGGCCAAGCTGTCCCCATTGCTGGCGGTGCTGTTCTTCGTCCCCGCCATGAACCTGGCGGGCATCCCGCCGTTCTCCGGTTTCCTGGGCAAACTAGGCCTGCTGCAGGCCGGCGTCCAGCTCGGCACCCCGCTGGCCTATGCGCTGGTGATCGGCGGTGTGCTGACCAGCCTGCTGACACTGCTGGCCATCGCCAGGGTCTGGAACCGCGCCTTCTGGCGAAAGCCTGAGGATGCCGAACACCCCGACCCGGTGCTGCTGGCGGATCCCGCCGACTCGGCCAGGGGCGACCGGGCCGGAAAGACGAATGTCACCCTCCTGCCGCGGACGATGGTGGGTTCCACGCTGGGGCTGGTCCTCTTCGGCGTCGGGCTGACGGTCTTTGCCGGGCCGCTGTTCCGGGTGGCGGACCAGTCCGCCGTCGACATGCTGGACCGGACCTCGTATATCCAGGCTGTCCTCGGCGAGGGAACACCCGTTCCGGCGCTCTCCCAGCCTCGACCGGACCCCGCCGGCGTTCCGCCGGCCAGCGGGGAGGAGCGCAAATGA
- a CDS encoding Na(+)/H(+) antiporter subunit C translates to MSVNLTLLTVMGALYACGIYLILERSLTRVLLGLMMLTNATNLLILTTGGYAGLAPLFSQGTGPGEYNDPLPQALILTSIVISFAVTAFMLGLIYRTWVLAREDEIQDDAEDRRVAKTPSFDVEDDSVIPVETSEFPLTMIGGDGDAISNTPAGAAGASGATVKVGDHKLEAAETASEEQPGSLNVAAPKQEGGRQ, encoded by the coding sequence ATGAGCGTTAACCTGACCCTGCTGACGGTCATGGGGGCACTGTATGCCTGCGGCATTTACCTCATCCTGGAACGCAGCCTCACCCGGGTCCTGCTGGGCCTGATGATGCTGACCAACGCCACCAACCTGCTGATCCTCACCACGGGCGGCTATGCGGGCCTGGCGCCGTTGTTCAGCCAGGGCACCGGTCCCGGCGAGTACAACGATCCGCTGCCCCAGGCCCTGATCCTCACGTCGATCGTGATCTCCTTCGCCGTCACGGCGTTTATGCTCGGGCTCATCTACCGCACCTGGGTGCTGGCCCGCGAGGATGAGATCCAGGACGACGCCGAGGACCGGCGCGTCGCCAAGACCCCCAGCTTCGACGTCGAGGACGACTCCGTGATCCCGGTGGAAACGTCCGAATTCCCGTTGACGATGATCGGCGGGGACGGCGACGCGATATCCAACACCCCCGCCGGGGCCGCCGGGGCCTCCGGCGCCACCGTGAAGGTGGGCGACCACAAGCTCGAGGCCGCCGAGACGGCGTCGGAAGAACAGCCCGGCTCCCTCAACGTGGCAGCACCCAAGCAGGAAGGAGGCCGACAGTGA
- a CDS encoding Na+/H+ antiporter subunit A, with protein sequence MITVLAVHFAVAAVAPFLFRKFGRNSFFALAAVPAGSFVWLILQHGAVYSGENLTGAAGTAGPGVSEVLPWIPELRIELAFRMDALAWVMSLLVLGVGALVLVYCARYFKDKDDYLGGFGAQLLAFAGAMFGLVTADDLLLMFIFWELTTVLSYLLIGYARTRLSARRSALQALVVTTAGGLAMLVGLIILGFNAGTYRISAILDQAPALVAGPAAGAVTAAVVLILIGAITKSALIPFHFWLPGAMAAPTPVSAYLHAAAMVKAGIYLVARLAPGFADTTFWLPVVLGLGLATMLVGGYRALRQTDIKLILAYGTVSQLGFMTMVVGLGTPDAALAGIALLLAHGLFKATLFLVVGIIDHQAGTRDIRKLSGVYRSSRALAIVAAIGAASMAGIPPLAGFVAKESVFEAFVHYASDPAAGLWGPVVLAGLVVGSILTFAYSARFMWGAFAVKSGVDATPFKPIQPAFLAAPAILSLLTIVYGLWPAPVDGWIQPYAALFVPAGEDVAAAAGHLALWHGLTPALGLTAISFALGLAMFYGRNTVARLQGLVPGWIDGDRTYQLTIGALDDVAVWITGRTQRGSLYFYLSVILTVAFVLPLTALVLANKPLPGDLYFIDPNSPLQIVVGAGIVIGALAAVRANKRFLAVLMVSVTGYGIALMFALQGAPDLALTQMLVETIILVAFVLAMRSLPAELRDRTGGRYRVVRVIIGAAFGVTMVFAAIYALGARVAAPVSLEFPQLAYEGGGGLNIVNVTLVDIRAWDTFGEISVLALAATGVASLIFVRGRGDRSPASSSVAEGTVGRRKPGAPGRGNTRDDAALAMSRRFAASSRDAWLVAGRTLAPERRSIIFEVVTRLIFHSMIVFSIYLLLAGHNLPGGGFAGGLTAGLALTIRYLAGGRFELREATPVSAGALLGIGLATAAASGVAPLLLGGQVFQSAILEFWLPVFGDVKFVTSTIFDIGVYIVVVGLALDVLRSLGAEIDEHFEEHPAEPSEDQEAGDVPAETTAKGKA encoded by the coding sequence GTGATCACAGTCCTTGCCGTGCACTTTGCGGTGGCTGCTGTGGCGCCGTTTCTCTTCCGGAAGTTCGGCCGGAATTCGTTCTTCGCCCTCGCGGCGGTGCCCGCGGGCTCGTTCGTCTGGCTGATCCTCCAGCACGGCGCCGTCTATTCCGGTGAAAACCTGACCGGCGCTGCCGGCACTGCCGGCCCCGGCGTGTCCGAGGTCCTGCCGTGGATCCCCGAGCTGAGGATTGAGCTCGCCTTCCGGATGGACGCCCTGGCCTGGGTCATGTCCCTGCTGGTCCTCGGCGTGGGGGCGCTGGTCCTGGTCTACTGCGCCCGGTATTTCAAGGACAAGGACGACTACCTCGGCGGGTTTGGCGCCCAGCTGCTGGCCTTCGCCGGGGCCATGTTCGGCCTGGTTACGGCAGATGACCTGCTCCTCATGTTCATCTTCTGGGAACTGACCACCGTCCTGTCCTACCTGCTGATCGGCTACGCACGGACCCGGCTGTCAGCACGGCGCTCCGCGTTGCAGGCCCTCGTGGTGACCACCGCCGGGGGCCTGGCCATGCTGGTGGGCCTGATCATCCTCGGCTTCAACGCCGGGACCTACCGGATCTCCGCGATCCTCGACCAGGCGCCGGCCCTCGTCGCCGGGCCGGCCGCCGGAGCCGTGACGGCCGCCGTCGTTCTCATCCTGATTGGCGCGATCACCAAATCCGCGCTGATCCCGTTCCACTTCTGGCTCCCCGGCGCCATGGCTGCCCCCACCCCGGTGAGCGCCTACCTGCACGCCGCGGCCATGGTGAAAGCCGGCATCTACCTTGTGGCGCGGCTGGCGCCCGGATTCGCGGACACCACTTTTTGGCTGCCGGTGGTGCTAGGCCTGGGCCTGGCCACGATGCTGGTCGGCGGCTACCGGGCGCTGCGGCAGACCGATATCAAGCTCATCCTGGCGTACGGCACAGTCAGCCAGCTCGGCTTCATGACCATGGTGGTAGGCCTCGGCACCCCCGACGCGGCCCTCGCCGGCATCGCGCTGCTCCTCGCGCACGGCCTCTTCAAGGCCACCCTCTTCCTGGTGGTGGGCATCATCGACCACCAGGCCGGAACCCGGGACATCCGCAAGCTCTCCGGTGTCTACCGGTCCTCCCGTGCCCTTGCGATCGTGGCCGCGATCGGCGCCGCCTCGATGGCCGGCATCCCGCCGCTGGCCGGTTTCGTCGCGAAGGAATCGGTCTTCGAAGCCTTCGTCCACTACGCCTCAGACCCTGCCGCCGGCCTGTGGGGGCCGGTGGTCCTGGCCGGCCTGGTCGTGGGGTCCATCCTGACCTTCGCGTACAGTGCACGGTTCATGTGGGGCGCCTTCGCCGTCAAGTCCGGCGTCGACGCCACCCCCTTCAAGCCGATCCAACCGGCCTTCCTGGCCGCCCCCGCCATTCTCAGCCTCCTGACCATCGTCTACGGACTGTGGCCGGCTCCGGTGGACGGCTGGATCCAGCCGTACGCGGCACTGTTCGTGCCCGCCGGGGAGGACGTGGCAGCCGCCGCCGGCCACCTGGCGCTCTGGCACGGCCTGACCCCCGCCCTGGGGCTGACCGCCATTTCCTTCGCACTCGGCCTGGCCATGTTCTACGGCCGCAACACCGTCGCCCGGCTCCAGGGACTGGTCCCGGGCTGGATCGACGGCGACCGCACCTACCAGCTGACCATCGGCGCTCTCGACGACGTCGCCGTTTGGATCACCGGGCGGACACAGCGCGGTTCGCTGTACTTCTACCTGTCCGTCATCCTGACCGTCGCGTTCGTCCTGCCGCTCACCGCGCTGGTGCTGGCCAACAAGCCGCTGCCCGGTGACCTCTACTTCATCGACCCCAACTCACCGCTGCAGATCGTCGTGGGTGCGGGGATCGTGATCGGCGCGCTGGCCGCCGTGCGCGCCAACAAGCGCTTCCTGGCCGTCCTCATGGTGTCCGTTACCGGCTACGGCATCGCCTTGATGTTCGCGCTGCAGGGCGCCCCGGACCTCGCGCTGACCCAGATGCTGGTGGAGACCATCATCCTGGTGGCCTTCGTCCTCGCCATGCGCAGCCTGCCCGCCGAACTGCGGGACCGCACCGGCGGACGGTACCGGGTGGTCCGCGTGATCATCGGGGCCGCCTTCGGCGTCACGATGGTGTTCGCCGCCATCTACGCCCTCGGCGCCCGCGTGGCAGCGCCCGTCTCGCTCGAATTCCCGCAGCTGGCGTACGAAGGTGGCGGCGGACTGAACATCGTCAACGTGACCCTCGTTGACATCCGTGCCTGGGACACCTTCGGCGAGATCTCCGTGCTGGCACTGGCGGCCACCGGCGTCGCCAGCCTCATCTTCGTCCGTGGCCGCGGCGACCGGAGCCCTGCGTCGTCGAGCGTCGCGGAGGGCACTGTCGGACGGCGGAAGCCCGGCGCCCCGGGCAGGGGCAACACCCGCGACGACGCCGCGCTTGCCATGAGCCGCCGTTTTGCCGCCTCCAGCCGCGACGCGTGGCTCGTTGCGGGGCGGACCCTGGCGCCGGAACGCCGCTCGATCATCTTCGAAGTGGTCACGCGGCTGATCTTCCACTCGATGATCGTCTTCTCGATCTACCTCCTGCTGGCCGGCCACAACCTCCCCGGCGGAGGCTTCGCCGGGGGCCTCACCGCCGGGCTTGCACTCACCATCCGCTACCTGGCCGGCGGCCGTTTCGAGCTGCGCGAAGCCACCCCGGTCAGTGCCGGCGCGCTGCTGGGCATAGGCCTAGCCACGGCCGCGGCCTCCGGCGTCGCGCCGCTGCTGCTGGGCGGCCAGGTATTCCAGTCCGCCATTCTCGAGTTCTGGCTGCCGGTCTTTGGCGACGTCAAGTTCGTCACCTCCACCATCTTCGACATCGGCGTGTACATCGTGGTCGTCGGGCTGGCGCTGGATGTCCTGCGCAGCCTGGGCGCCGAGATCGACGAGCATTTCGAGGAGCACCCGGCGGAACCGTCCGAAGACCAGGAAGCCGGCGATGTCCCGGCCGAAACCACAGCCAAGGGGAAAGCATGA
- a CDS encoding MFS transporter — protein MNSAAAQEAMRPASELESGSQVSRKGRILAWAAWDWGSAAFNAVMTTFVFTVYLTSNAFGGEDQASAVLGGALAVAGAAIALLAPVTGQRSDTGGRRKLWLGVNTAAVALLTALCFFVFPRPEFLLLGVTLIALANVFFEFAGVNYNAMLTQISTPQNIGKVSGFGWGMGYLGGIVALLVVLQLFVQPSFEWFGASTADGLNIRLVAVFSALWFFIFALPVLFAVPELPRSRQGASLGFLASYGLLGRRIKAIYRTSPHTIYFLLASAVFRDGLAAVFTFGGIIAAGTFGFELKEVIFFAIFGNVVAAAGAILGGFLDDRIGPKAVITGSLAGLLTAGTAILVLGNDNHSIFGMAWAGTTTFWIFGLFLCLFVGPAQSSSRAYLARLAPHGETGELFGLYATTGRAVSFLAPALFTLCIAVAAPLVEPGEAQRWGILGIMVVLLAGLLLLLPVKAPDKTEIAIVPAS, from the coding sequence ATGAACTCCGCCGCCGCCCAAGAGGCCATGCGTCCCGCCTCGGAACTGGAATCCGGAAGCCAGGTCTCCCGCAAAGGCCGCATCCTCGCCTGGGCTGCCTGGGACTGGGGCTCTGCCGCGTTCAACGCGGTCATGACCACCTTCGTCTTCACCGTCTACCTGACCTCCAATGCCTTCGGCGGCGAGGACCAGGCCTCCGCTGTCCTGGGCGGCGCACTCGCCGTCGCGGGCGCCGCCATCGCCCTGCTCGCCCCCGTCACCGGGCAGCGCTCCGATACGGGCGGACGCCGCAAGCTCTGGCTCGGGGTCAACACCGCCGCCGTCGCGCTCCTGACCGCACTGTGCTTCTTTGTGTTCCCCCGGCCGGAGTTCCTGCTGCTCGGCGTGACCCTGATTGCACTGGCGAACGTATTCTTCGAGTTTGCCGGCGTGAACTACAACGCCATGCTCACCCAGATCTCCACCCCGCAGAACATCGGCAAGGTCAGCGGCTTTGGCTGGGGCATGGGCTACCTCGGCGGCATTGTGGCGCTGCTGGTGGTGCTCCAGCTTTTTGTCCAGCCCAGCTTCGAGTGGTTCGGCGCCTCGACGGCGGATGGCCTGAACATCCGCCTGGTCGCAGTGTTCTCCGCGCTGTGGTTCTTCATCTTCGCGCTGCCCGTCCTGTTCGCCGTCCCGGAGCTTCCCCGGTCCAGGCAGGGTGCCAGCCTCGGGTTCCTGGCCTCCTACGGCCTGCTGGGGCGTCGGATCAAGGCGATCTACCGGACCAGCCCGCACACCATCTACTTCCTGCTGGCCAGCGCCGTGTTCAGGGACGGGCTGGCCGCCGTGTTCACCTTCGGCGGCATCATCGCCGCGGGCACCTTCGGCTTCGAGCTCAAAGAAGTCATCTTCTTCGCCATCTTCGGGAACGTCGTGGCCGCAGCGGGCGCCATCCTGGGAGGCTTCCTCGACGACCGGATCGGGCCGAAGGCGGTGATCACCGGTTCGCTGGCCGGGCTGCTGACCGCCGGCACCGCGATCCTGGTCCTCGGCAACGACAACCATTCCATCTTCGGCATGGCTTGGGCCGGCACCACCACCTTCTGGATTTTCGGGTTGTTCCTGTGCCTCTTCGTGGGGCCGGCGCAGTCCTCCTCGCGGGCCTATCTGGCCCGGCTCGCCCCGCACGGGGAAACCGGAGAACTGTTTGGCCTCTACGCCACCACGGGCCGGGCCGTCAGTTTCCTCGCCCCCGCCCTTTTCACGCTGTGCATCGCGGTTGCCGCCCCGTTGGTGGAGCCGGGCGAGGCGCAGCGCTGGGGCATCCTTGGCATCATGGTGGTGCTCCTCGCCGGGCTGCTGCTCCTGCTCCCCGTCAAGGCTCCGGACAAGACGGAAATCGCGATCGTCCCCGCCTCCTGA
- a CDS encoding cation:proton antiporter regulatory subunit gives MNVDETDLPGLGRRKDFMTASGRRIGVVEYREGQTELIVSTWDDPDTCQASIPLTADEAAALGNLLGGQRLAMQLSEAHREVPGIVTRQFSIAAGSPFQNQPMGKAAIRTRSGVSIVAIMREGEVVPSPGPDVVLHPGDLLVAVGTQEGLDTAAGILRNG, from the coding sequence ATGAACGTGGATGAAACAGACCTCCCGGGACTGGGCCGGCGCAAGGACTTCATGACCGCCTCCGGGCGGCGGATCGGCGTCGTGGAGTACCGCGAGGGCCAAACCGAACTGATCGTCTCCACGTGGGACGATCCGGACACCTGCCAGGCGTCCATCCCGCTGACGGCCGACGAGGCCGCTGCACTGGGTAACCTGCTGGGCGGCCAGCGCCTGGCCATGCAGCTTTCGGAAGCCCACCGCGAGGTTCCCGGGATCGTCACCCGGCAGTTCTCCATCGCCGCCGGCTCCCCGTTCCAGAACCAGCCGATGGGCAAAGCCGCTATCCGGACCCGCAGCGGCGTCTCAATCGTCGCGATCATGCGCGAGGGCGAGGTGGTCCCCTCACCGGGACCCGACGTCGTCCTGCACCCGGGCGATCTCCTGGTTGCGGTAGGGACGCAAGAAGGCCTCGACACGGCGGCCGGCATCCTCCGCAACGGCTGA